A portion of the Thalassotalea sp. LPB0316 genome contains these proteins:
- a CDS encoding helix-turn-helix domain-containing protein gives MPFWRTNHSIRLFIILMLSGSGYLLGTIFTPVEKYSTVFWISHIGGNALPGVFWLVSLSVFGDHNQLKRWQYIAASMTLVVPLFIALIESTKLVVVADYPAIYGLTRYGGLLFELVLVCHALITAAHYWRDDLVKERRYLRGSVIGLSAFYIFVVIVVEQLFDTQWHGVFLIKSISLFALIAGINFFLFQLNPRSLFETQKPSERVETEKPSTAVSKELTAILQVMEQDKLYQQEGLTITSLAKHLGMHEYKLRNLINGELGYRNFNDFLNYYRIREVTHYLIEPEHLSTPVLTLALESGFRSLSSFNKAFKAQHGLTPTEYRKKNS, from the coding sequence ATGCCTTTTTGGCGAACAAATCACTCAATTCGGCTGTTTATCATCTTGATGCTCAGTGGTTCGGGCTATTTACTTGGCACAATTTTTACACCCGTTGAAAAATACAGTACGGTGTTTTGGATCAGTCACATTGGCGGTAATGCGTTACCCGGTGTATTTTGGTTGGTGAGCTTGAGTGTTTTTGGCGATCACAATCAATTAAAGCGCTGGCAATATATCGCAGCTTCTATGACCTTAGTGGTCCCCTTGTTTATTGCATTAATTGAATCGACAAAACTTGTTGTTGTTGCAGATTACCCCGCTATTTATGGTTTAACGCGATATGGCGGCTTGCTATTTGAATTGGTCTTGGTCTGCCATGCTTTGATCACCGCAGCCCATTATTGGCGTGACGATTTAGTCAAAGAGCGACGTTATCTTCGCGGCTCGGTGATTGGACTTTCTGCATTTTATATTTTCGTGGTCATTGTTGTTGAGCAGCTATTTGATACCCAATGGCATGGCGTATTTTTAATCAAAAGCATCAGCTTATTTGCACTTATTGCGGGGATTAACTTCTTTTTATTTCAGCTCAATCCGCGCAGTTTATTTGAAACCCAAAAGCCCTCCGAGAGGGTTGAGACCGAAAAACCTTCAACCGCCGTATCAAAAGAGCTTACCGCTATTTTACAGGTGATGGAGCAAGATAAATTATACCAGCAAGAGGGGCTAACCATCACCAGCCTTGCTAAACACCTTGGTATGCACGAATACAAGCTTAGAAACTTAATTAATGGTGAGTTGGGCTATCGCAACTTTAATGATTTTTTAAATTACTACCGCATTCGCGAAGTCACTCACTACCTGATTGAACCTGAGCATTTATCGACCCCAGTTTTAACGCTAGCTTTAGAGAGTGGTTTTCGAAGTCTAAGTTCATTTAACAAGGCATTTAAAGCTCAGCACGGCTTAACACCAACGGAATATCGAAAGAAAAATAGTTAA
- a CDS encoding PEP-CTERM sorting domain-containing protein, which translates to MNIVKVVCFSSLCSLSLPAVAGVINFESEDFCHGSHDNHVIDIHHAFQVSGVSVTFGFDTDADGVVDAPAVIEQSGNKDKGNDTGFWGIGGAKDVAAPGYKQQLGNYFIRQQRPYKPFGVFTILYDSALPVTAASGEIWDIDGNKRNTEQFKVSAFNQNRLLDSVLSPLGNNMALDGKPWTFGFSGLTDITKIEIEFTGSKKSGIGLAFDNFSPIQNRQLLSAVSVPEPNSLFILSLGILAFAGRKSLAFVDKK; encoded by the coding sequence ATGAATATCGTCAAAGTAGTTTGTTTTTCCTCGTTATGTTCTTTAAGCCTACCAGCTGTTGCTGGGGTTATTAATTTTGAGTCAGAAGACTTTTGTCATGGCTCCCACGACAATCATGTCATCGATATTCATCATGCCTTTCAAGTAAGTGGTGTCTCAGTAACCTTTGGTTTCGATACCGATGCTGATGGTGTTGTTGACGCGCCCGCCGTTATCGAACAATCGGGTAATAAAGACAAAGGCAATGACACCGGTTTTTGGGGCATTGGCGGAGCGAAAGATGTTGCTGCACCAGGTTACAAACAGCAACTGGGTAACTACTTTATACGTCAACAGCGCCCATACAAGCCTTTTGGTGTTTTTACTATACTGTATGATTCAGCTCTGCCAGTTACCGCTGCATCAGGTGAAATTTGGGATATTGATGGTAATAAACGCAATACCGAGCAATTTAAGGTTAGTGCGTTCAATCAAAATCGTTTACTCGACTCTGTGCTATCACCACTTGGTAATAATATGGCGTTAGACGGCAAGCCTTGGACGTTTGGCTTTAGCGGATTAACTGATATTACAAAAATTGAAATCGAATTTACTGGCAGTAAAAAAAGCGGTATCGGTTTAGCGTTTGATAATTTCTCGCCGATTCAAAATCGTCAATTACTATCTGCCGTTTCAGTGCCTGAGCCGAATAGTTTATTTATTCTGTCATTGGGTATTTTGGCATTCGCTGGACGTAAATCACTGGCTTTTGTTGACAAAAAATAA
- a CDS encoding transporter substrate-binding domain-containing protein, with the protein MLRQSVLQHFLCLACFIASCLFSVHLYAIEKEKIVVGTDVWVGVTNEDGTGTYLELLYEIYGKENLEINFMPFNRVIDSFNKGAIDIAIGLFRDDVDRAIFPNWYLDIEYPIIAIYNKERHTINKASDLKDLNLSWMRGYGFGRYLPEAKNIYQLTSVWTGFEMLMKGRIDALIDYPYNIPEHYSDKLAAFELIPERYIFNAFQKNLHGKKLAERYDKRMAQMRDDGTLKQLFKAEYQRSNFESFNPNKETMLIFTDEAGVFYSHKEDSVELSNRLSSSLNLIFDQMIHYHVEYKLVRDFSNITDYAQQENTCFSDMIKTPEREKRFIFSKPTSLYLGMALHSAQPLAIEGDAQLSELATYLPDYKLGLVNGRSYGEILDQQISQVPLLNVFDVPAEVDKIAKLLARNRFDLVIEYPQDIHYYWEQYSDKPLYSYPIAGAEPYILGHFMCSNTPSGRAFIEAVNQSLRKLNASSVLYNQQQEFIAPSQKAIFEKYFNMAMYN; encoded by the coding sequence GTGTTGCGTCAATCAGTATTACAACATTTTTTATGCTTAGCGTGTTTTATCGCTTCCTGTTTGTTTTCTGTTCACCTTTATGCGATCGAAAAAGAAAAAATAGTCGTGGGCACTGATGTTTGGGTTGGTGTCACCAATGAGGATGGCACTGGTACATACCTCGAGCTACTTTACGAGATATACGGTAAGGAAAACCTCGAAATAAACTTTATGCCATTTAATCGAGTGATTGACTCGTTCAATAAAGGGGCAATCGATATTGCGATTGGCCTATTTCGCGATGATGTCGACAGAGCCATTTTTCCTAACTGGTATCTCGATATTGAATATCCTATTATCGCGATCTATAACAAAGAACGGCACACCATTAATAAAGCATCTGATTTGAAGGACCTTAACCTGAGTTGGATGCGAGGCTATGGTTTTGGCCGTTATTTGCCTGAAGCTAAAAACATTTATCAGCTCACTTCAGTATGGACGGGCTTTGAGATGTTGATGAAAGGCCGGATAGATGCCCTTATCGACTATCCATACAATATTCCTGAACACTATAGCGATAAACTTGCGGCATTTGAGTTAATTCCGGAGCGTTATATTTTTAATGCGTTTCAGAAAAACTTACACGGTAAAAAATTGGCAGAGCGATACGACAAGCGCATGGCGCAAATGCGAGATGATGGTACATTGAAGCAGTTGTTTAAAGCTGAGTATCAGCGCAGTAATTTTGAAAGCTTTAATCCGAATAAAGAGACCATGCTAATCTTTACCGATGAGGCAGGGGTGTTCTATAGCCACAAGGAGGACAGTGTTGAGCTGTCAAATCGCCTTAGTAGTAGTTTAAATTTAATTTTTGATCAAATGATCCATTATCACGTTGAATATAAATTGGTTAGAGATTTTTCAAATATCACCGACTATGCTCAACAAGAAAATACCTGTTTCTCTGATATGATCAAAACGCCAGAGCGCGAAAAGCGCTTTATATTCAGCAAACCTACCTCTTTATACTTAGGGATGGCATTGCACTCAGCGCAGCCATTAGCTATAGAAGGTGATGCTCAATTGTCTGAGTTAGCCACTTATTTACCCGATTATAAGCTGGGTTTAGTCAATGGGCGAAGCTATGGCGAAATACTCGATCAGCAAATTAGTCAAGTCCCCTTACTCAATGTTTTTGATGTGCCGGCAGAGGTCGACAAAATTGCTAAGTTATTAGCGCGTAACCGATTTGACTTAGTCATTGAGTATCCACAAGACATCCATTATTACTGGGAACAATACAGTGATAAGCCACTTTACAGCTATCCAATCGCTGGTGCTGAGCCCTATATTTTAGGCCACTTTATGTGTTCTAATACGCCTTCGGGTAGAGCATTTATTGAAGCGGTCAATCAAAGCTTGCGCAAGCTAAACGCAAGTAGCGTGCTCTATAATCAACAACAAGAATTTATTGCGCCATCGCAAAAAGCAATTTTTGAAAAATACTTTAATATGGCAATGTATAACTAG
- a CDS encoding LysR family transcriptional regulator, protein MHHAITLDALRALDAIDRKGSFSAAAQSLYKVPSALTYTIKKLEEDLNTSLFDRSKQRAVLTPAGRLVLEHGREILFAATKMTDALSQLESGWEKELRIARDTVVPEQVLYGLLNEFTQLPHQVDFSLSVEALGGGWDALHSKRADIVIGASGELPKGRFHTHKIADISFVFAVSASHPLAVKKIIEPEDLADYPAVVVADTSQLLPVRDSGLFNSKQVIRVNSMQAKLNAQKQGFGVGFLPLHLATPYLNSGELVAIPCSIPRPAQSLYIAWNKGQDGKAFNWFIERLCQANWSL, encoded by the coding sequence ATGCACCACGCTATTACTTTAGATGCGTTACGAGCCTTAGATGCCATTGATCGCAAAGGAAGCTTCTCTGCCGCTGCGCAATCCCTTTATAAAGTACCCTCGGCACTGACTTATACGATCAAGAAACTTGAGGAAGATCTCAACACCAGTTTATTTGACCGCTCGAAGCAGCGAGCCGTGTTAACGCCAGCGGGCAGATTGGTACTCGAACACGGTCGAGAGATACTCTTTGCCGCAACGAAAATGACAGACGCGCTGTCGCAACTAGAAAGTGGTTGGGAAAAAGAATTGCGTATTGCTCGCGACACCGTTGTGCCCGAACAGGTGTTATATGGTTTGCTCAACGAATTTACTCAGCTTCCACATCAAGTTGATTTTTCGCTAAGTGTCGAAGCATTAGGGGGTGGTTGGGATGCACTGCACAGCAAGCGTGCTGATATTGTAATTGGCGCTTCTGGAGAGTTGCCTAAAGGCCGCTTTCACACCCATAAAATAGCCGATATTTCCTTTGTTTTTGCCGTTTCTGCAAGTCATCCGCTCGCGGTGAAAAAGATCATAGAGCCTGAAGATCTAGCCGATTACCCAGCGGTCGTCGTTGCCGATACCTCTCAATTATTGCCAGTGCGCGATAGTGGCTTATTCAACAGTAAACAAGTGATAAGAGTAAATAGCATGCAAGCCAAGCTTAATGCACAAAAACAAGGTTTCGGTGTCGGCTTCCTGCCCTTACATTTAGCCACACCTTATTTAAATTCGGGAGAGTTGGTAGCTATCCCCTGCTCTATTCCTCGACCCGCCCAAAGCCTTTATATTGCTTGGAACAAGGGCCAAGACGGTAAAGCCTTCAACTGGTTTATTGAACGGTTGTGCCAAGCCAACTGGTCGCTTTGA
- a CDS encoding MazG nucleotide pyrophosphohydrolase domain-containing protein — protein sequence MSKSINELAKDNFQWVESMGWHNKTVLEALALVASEVGEAINECRQQEPTPAFQEELADIILRVLDIAHWQGIDIEQALVDKMAKNQARGARGRIK from the coding sequence GTGAGTAAATCTATCAATGAGTTAGCTAAAGACAATTTTCAGTGGGTTGAGTCTATGGGGTGGCACAATAAAACAGTGCTAGAAGCACTTGCGTTAGTGGCATCAGAAGTAGGCGAGGCGATTAACGAGTGCCGCCAACAAGAGCCAACACCAGCTTTTCAAGAAGAGTTAGCCGATATCATTTTGCGAGTGCTCGATATTGCTCATTGGCAAGGTATAGATATTGAGCAAGCCTTAGTTGACAAAATGGCGAAAAATCAAGCCCGTGGTGCTAGAGGTCGCATTAAATAA
- a CDS encoding TonB-dependent receptor yields MTTIIQSPTAQGRLKKSLLAQVIISAISLSSVSALAAEQADEKNDDTDIEVMTVTAQKRVQNILKVPVTVASVSQETIEKTTSILLSDIDVFIPGFEFSDGNMTQAGVTMRGISSPNISVGGDPSTAIFYDDVYMPRAAQNVLFSDMARVEVLKGPQGTLFGRNAAMGVVNMVPNSPHDEFEGFVKGTFGTDNLARIEGMINLPINDNVYVRANLLTNEQDGIVENVAEPSWAKNESLWDLGARDHNAARIALFWQVSDKTDFQLSYDWDDLEQAPPMAVGISEYAYKNGKEPFGNKAENDVYKGVESRDMYGVTAKLNHEFNDQWSMKYVLSYRDWQTVNREDEDGTADPTRYFDTSNNEDSNILYSELQFNYVSNKLNAVAGMSYSKEDVSQTTELNLTADTAARLVTGDLNNFIEAGVASQIAAMIGGNSDAHAEAAFGPGATFDMVVQGFMADAGLPLEHLWNADEWANALNVLGYGADIMAAIGMPGQPLSADIVNLTGDLTYDIVAAELGIAEVFGPSFAGEFWQESVNNTGKFTNWGIFADVDYAVTDKWNVIAGVRYSQDDKDFTWYIPETQFAAVRPGVGNIIFPMVDLAASDSWDKITGRLVTSYQVTDKDMVFASYSTGYKSGGFDSLVPSEVAFEPEDTENFEVGYKGIISDSLVANVSAYYLTLTNQQQSVSSKEPGDVAAVPRIINIDKDITGLEFDLRWTITPTVSVGVVSEIRSTDTKRPAYYNAEGTLIEAQTTSQDAALNYTLSFDWLPDLGVGTTAFHMNYVFVENLNADDPGLEEYAKGVPEYFEDIQDLNMRLSWINDKDNLELGVWGKNLLDNDYMLSLGGLTADLLGTPFGRINRGLEAGIDIKYSF; encoded by the coding sequence ATGACAACAATAATACAATCACCGACCGCGCAAGGACGTTTAAAAAAATCACTACTCGCGCAAGTCATTATTTCTGCTATATCACTATCTTCTGTTTCTGCCTTGGCCGCTGAACAAGCGGACGAAAAGAACGATGACACTGACATCGAAGTGATGACGGTAACAGCGCAAAAACGCGTACAAAATATTCTAAAAGTTCCTGTGACTGTTGCTAGTGTCTCGCAAGAAACGATTGAAAAAACCACATCCATTTTACTTTCTGACATCGATGTTTTTATACCTGGCTTTGAGTTTAGCGATGGCAATATGACGCAAGCTGGCGTCACCATGCGCGGGATTTCAAGCCCTAATATTAGTGTTGGTGGCGATCCGTCAACTGCTATTTTCTACGACGATGTTTACATGCCAAGAGCTGCGCAAAACGTGTTGTTTTCTGATATGGCTCGGGTCGAAGTATTGAAAGGGCCACAAGGTACCTTGTTCGGCCGAAACGCGGCGATGGGTGTCGTCAATATGGTGCCTAATTCACCACACGATGAATTTGAAGGTTTTGTTAAAGGGACTTTTGGCACTGATAATTTAGCCCGTATCGAAGGTATGATTAACTTACCAATAAACGATAACGTGTATGTACGTGCTAACTTACTCACCAATGAACAAGATGGCATTGTTGAAAATGTCGCCGAGCCTTCGTGGGCAAAGAATGAAAGCCTGTGGGATCTCGGCGCTCGCGATCACAATGCTGCGCGCATCGCGTTATTTTGGCAAGTTTCAGATAAAACCGATTTTCAATTATCGTATGATTGGGACGATTTAGAACAAGCGCCACCGATGGCGGTTGGGATTAGTGAATACGCTTATAAAAATGGCAAAGAGCCATTCGGCAACAAGGCTGAAAATGACGTATACAAAGGTGTTGAATCGCGTGATATGTATGGTGTTACCGCCAAATTAAATCATGAATTTAACGATCAGTGGTCGATGAAATACGTGTTGAGTTATCGCGATTGGCAAACGGTTAACCGCGAAGATGAAGACGGAACAGCCGACCCAACGCGTTATTTCGACACGTCAAATAATGAAGACTCTAACATTTTATACTCCGAGCTCCAGTTTAATTACGTGAGCAATAAACTCAATGCGGTTGCTGGTATGTCTTATTCAAAAGAAGATGTTAGCCAGACCACCGAACTTAATTTAACCGCTGATACTGCTGCGCGATTAGTGACAGGTGATTTAAATAACTTTATTGAAGCCGGTGTTGCTAGCCAAATTGCTGCGATGATTGGCGGCAATAGTGATGCTCACGCCGAGGCGGCATTTGGCCCAGGTGCTACTTTTGATATGGTGGTGCAAGGCTTTATGGCCGATGCAGGGCTCCCGCTTGAGCACTTGTGGAACGCTGATGAGTGGGCCAATGCGTTAAACGTTTTGGGCTATGGCGCAGATATTATGGCGGCGATTGGTATGCCTGGGCAGCCGCTATCAGCAGATATTGTCAATTTAACGGGTGACTTAACTTACGACATCGTTGCAGCTGAGTTAGGCATTGCAGAAGTGTTTGGACCAAGCTTTGCTGGTGAGTTTTGGCAAGAGTCAGTGAACAACACCGGCAAATTTACCAACTGGGGGATTTTCGCTGATGTTGATTATGCCGTTACCGATAAATGGAACGTGATAGCTGGCGTAAGGTATTCACAAGATGACAAAGACTTTACTTGGTATATCCCTGAAACCCAATTTGCTGCCGTTCGTCCCGGTGTTGGTAATATTATTTTTCCAATGGTTGATCTGGCAGCATCAGACAGCTGGGATAAAATCACGGGGCGGTTAGTGACGAGTTACCAAGTAACCGATAAAGATATGGTTTTTGCCTCGTATTCAACAGGTTATAAATCAGGTGGCTTTGACTCATTAGTGCCAAGTGAGGTTGCTTTTGAACCGGAAGATACTGAGAATTTCGAGGTCGGCTACAAAGGTATTATTTCTGATTCACTTGTTGCTAATGTAAGTGCTTACTACCTAACGTTAACAAACCAACAGCAGAGTGTGTCATCAAAAGAGCCGGGCGATGTTGCGGCGGTTCCTCGAATTATCAATATTGATAAAGACATTACCGGCTTAGAGTTTGATTTGCGCTGGACTATTACACCAACCGTGTCGGTGGGCGTTGTTTCTGAAATTCGCTCAACTGACACTAAGCGCCCTGCGTATTACAACGCGGAAGGGACGTTAATTGAAGCACAAACTACTTCGCAAGATGCGGCATTAAATTACACGCTTAGTTTTGATTGGTTGCCAGATCTAGGCGTTGGTACAACGGCGTTTCATATGAATTACGTGTTTGTTGAAAACCTTAATGCCGATGATCCGGGTTTAGAAGAATACGCGAAAGGCGTGCCTGAGTATTTTGAAGATATCCAAGACTTAAATATGCGTTTATCTTGGATCAATGACAAAGACAACTTAGAGCTTGGCGTTTGGGGTAAAAACTTACTCGATAATGACTACATGTTAAGCCTTGGCGGATTAACGGCTGATCTTCTCGGTACGCCGTTTGGTCGAATTAACCGAGGGTTAGAAGCGGGTATAGATATTAAATACAGCTTTTAA
- a CDS encoding right-handed parallel beta-helix repeat-containing protein produces the protein MSSGKILALVLVVGAFAGGAYYGSSQHSAPVITKASEGASYGGGYDKSADTDATPSTTTAAAKADVQGQVHVVEDGESIMAAVQQAVPGDTIQVMPGTYHETVYIDKDNISIIGVIQEGQRATLDGEKVLNDAILYSGNNFVVENLKITNYKGNAIMGQAGNNFEIRNNVIVDTGVYGIFPQLGKNGVVEYNVISGIEDAAIYVGMSDNIHVAYNDVFDSVAGIEIENSRHAIVENNYVHNNTGGF, from the coding sequence ATGAGTTCAGGAAAAATACTGGCACTTGTGCTAGTGGTCGGCGCTTTTGCCGGTGGAGCCTATTATGGCTCGAGTCAACATAGTGCCCCTGTGATCACTAAAGCCAGTGAAGGCGCAAGTTATGGCGGTGGATATGACAAATCAGCAGACACTGATGCAACGCCGTCGACAACAACAGCGGCAGCTAAAGCGGATGTGCAAGGTCAAGTACACGTGGTTGAAGACGGTGAATCGATTATGGCGGCGGTACAACAAGCCGTGCCCGGCGATACTATTCAAGTTATGCCGGGCACCTATCACGAAACGGTTTACATTGATAAAGACAATATCTCGATTATCGGTGTAATCCAAGAAGGCCAGCGCGCCACCTTAGACGGTGAAAAAGTGCTCAACGATGCCATTTTATATTCGGGTAACAACTTTGTCGTTGAGAACTTAAAGATCACCAACTACAAGGGCAATGCGATTATGGGGCAGGCGGGTAACAACTTTGAAATTCGTAATAATGTGATTGTTGATACTGGTGTTTACGGTATTTTTCCACAATTGGGCAAAAATGGTGTGGTTGAATACAACGTGATTTCAGGTATCGAAGATGCCGCAATATACGTTGGGATGAGCGATAATATCCACGTTGCCTACAACGATGTGTTTGATAGCGTTGCCGGTATTGAAATTGAAAACTCGCGCCATGCTATTGTTGAAAACAATTATGTTCACAATAACACGGGGGGGTTTTAG
- a CDS encoding c-type cytochrome: MKFPFTFLALFISAFFSNIAVADKAAQLYKTCIACHGEQGRGNEALNAPALVGQQAWYISNQLTSFKNGWRGAHPNDTLGKQMAAFSQSLSKDDITELAQYISALPTASARKTLEQSGKGYSAYQARCGACHGSDATGNDAFKAPNLTQLSQHYLARQMVNFTKGIRGTKTEDKLGRQMAMMAKAISEEELTLILEHLAK, from the coding sequence ATGAAGTTTCCTTTTACCTTTTTAGCGCTGTTTATCAGCGCATTTTTTTCCAATATAGCGGTCGCTGACAAGGCTGCTCAATTATATAAAACCTGTATTGCTTGTCATGGCGAGCAAGGCCGAGGTAACGAAGCGTTAAACGCACCTGCATTAGTTGGGCAACAAGCGTGGTATATCTCAAATCAATTAACATCGTTTAAAAACGGTTGGCGTGGTGCTCATCCTAACGATACGCTTGGCAAACAAATGGCCGCTTTTAGTCAATCGTTATCAAAGGATGATATTACCGAGCTAGCGCAATATATCAGCGCATTGCCAACGGCTTCAGCACGGAAAACGCTTGAGCAATCAGGTAAGGGGTATAGTGCGTACCAAGCGCGTTGTGGTGCTTGCCATGGCAGTGATGCTACTGGTAATGATGCCTTTAAAGCGCCAAATTTAACGCAACTATCACAACATTATCTCGCGCGACAAATGGTCAACTTTACCAAAGGAATTCGAGGAACTAAAACCGAAGATAAATTAGGTCGGCAGATGGCGATGATGGCGAAAGCTATCTCTGAAGAAGAACTAACGCTTATTCTAGAGCACCTTGCTAAATAG
- a CDS encoding cytochrome-c peroxidase, with product MRVLLFTVLMTWAFLAQANSQTNAQSTFALNQQCPPSFELTEQGVCRLLTRYQFYDSIQNRGVGGTQTSLPPHRDGYTPAQIDLGRFLFFDPILSKDGSLSCASCHQPDKGFSDDLDRSIGITGEKVKRSAPTLWNVAFIDKFFWDARANSLEEQAAGPLFDPLEMGNNPAKLLADLNSNTDYQAMFKQAFPGQQTIVLEQIYSALAAFQNSLISLNSRYDQYAHGYHQALTEKEIAGLNVYRSFVARCSECHQPPLFTNNQVAVIGTPEPEGLAFDIGAEQTFNAKKLRGGFKVPTLRNIVKTAPYMHSGKFDSLFDAVEFYNKGRGHAIPKDQQLQIHWHITSPDLTKHELELIVAFLGTLTDESLTPAIPQQVPSGLPVVDEKYQQTHLNNNQYSGE from the coding sequence ATGCGCGTTTTACTTTTCACTGTGCTAATGACTTGGGCTTTTCTTGCTCAAGCAAATAGCCAAACAAACGCTCAATCAACGTTTGCATTAAATCAGCAGTGCCCGCCGAGCTTTGAGTTAACAGAGCAAGGCGTGTGCCGATTACTCACTCGTTACCAGTTTTACGACTCAATTCAAAATCGCGGTGTTGGTGGTACCCAAACCTCCTTGCCTCCCCATCGAGATGGCTACACCCCTGCGCAAATTGATTTGGGTCGTTTCCTATTTTTCGACCCGATTCTGTCAAAAGACGGCAGTTTATCGTGCGCCAGTTGCCATCAACCTGATAAGGGCTTTAGTGATGATTTAGACCGCTCAATTGGTATTACAGGCGAAAAGGTTAAACGCAGTGCGCCAACCCTGTGGAATGTCGCTTTTATCGATAAGTTTTTTTGGGATGCCAGAGCCAATAGTTTAGAAGAGCAGGCTGCAGGCCCATTATTCGACCCGCTAGAAATGGGCAATAATCCAGCGAAGTTATTAGCTGACTTAAACAGTAATACCGATTATCAGGCGATGTTTAAACAGGCTTTTCCCGGTCAACAAACAATTGTACTTGAGCAAATTTACAGTGCGTTAGCGGCCTTTCAAAATTCACTAATATCACTCAATAGTCGCTACGATCAGTATGCTCACGGTTATCATCAAGCGTTGACTGAAAAAGAGATCGCGGGGTTGAACGTCTATCGTTCGTTTGTTGCGCGTTGCTCTGAATGTCATCAACCGCCGCTATTTACCAATAACCAAGTTGCTGTTATTGGCACGCCAGAGCCAGAGGGCTTAGCTTTTGATATTGGCGCAGAGCAAACCTTCAATGCGAAAAAGTTACGCGGTGGCTTCAAAGTGCCAACGCTGCGCAATATCGTCAAAACAGCACCTTACATGCACTCTGGTAAGTTTGACAGCTTGTTTGACGCTGTTGAGTTCTACAACAAAGGTCGAGGCCATGCGATCCCTAAAGATCAGCAATTGCAAATTCATTGGCATATTACATCGCCCGATTTAACTAAGCATGAGCTTGAATTAATTGTCGCGTTTTTAGGCACCTTAACTGATGAGAGTTTAACACCCGCAATACCTCAACAGGTGCCCTCGGGTTTACCTGTTGTCGATGAAAAATATCAACAAACCCACCTCAATAATAATCAGTATAGTGGAGAGTAA
- a CDS encoding c-type cytochrome: MGNNHKNFGAPGSTVAGIPPGTGILIMAADEVIVEGNVISDNKTAGILITDHQNAPNTTIDPESDPSPDKVMILDNLMLNNGYDTIDEVKALMLTEFKQGKPDIIRVGSTRESCIINRHRYVTVGVKNWDECSFSNTNGVVTYLLDEPVPPRAIDPSERGKVVYMGICAGCHTYTGRMIGPPVQIIQALYMDNPQGIADYIEKPTKKRDDYPEMPPQNYLDADTRLAVAKYMLGRTN; this comes from the coding sequence GTGGGTAATAACCACAAAAATTTTGGTGCTCCAGGCTCAACAGTTGCCGGTATTCCCCCGGGTACGGGGATTTTGATCATGGCGGCTGATGAAGTGATTGTTGAAGGTAATGTTATCTCAGATAACAAAACCGCAGGTATCTTAATCACGGACCATCAAAATGCGCCGAACACCACGATAGACCCTGAGTCTGATCCAAGTCCTGATAAAGTGATGATCTTGGATAACTTAATGCTAAACAATGGCTACGACACCATTGATGAAGTTAAAGCTTTAATGCTGACAGAATTTAAGCAAGGCAAGCCCGATATTATTCGCGTTGGTAGCACTCGTGAGAGCTGTATTATCAATCGTCATCGCTATGTTACTGTTGGTGTGAAAAACTGGGATGAATGCAGTTTTAGTAATACTAATGGTGTGGTGACTTATTTACTTGATGAACCCGTACCACCCAGAGCCATCGATCCAAGCGAACGCGGTAAAGTGGTTTATATGGGGATATGCGCTGGTTGTCATACCTATACAGGTCGCATGATTGGTCCGCCAGTACAAATTATTCAAGCGCTATACATGGATAATCCTCAAGGTATTGCTGATTACATCGAAAAACCCACGAAAAAGCGCGATGACTATCCAGAAATGCCACCGCAAAACTATTTAGATGCCGATACGCGTTTAGCTGTTGCTAAGTATATGCTTGGACGCACTAACTAA